Proteins encoded together in one Bacteroidales bacterium window:
- a CDS encoding phosphoglycerate mutase family protein: MDVLEISQRNQQIAWNILEKSQMIRLWESIGGKVNIVGSLKTGLLIHRDIDLHIYTENLSITDSFLVVGKLAEQLALKDIQYKNLIDTEEECIEWHAIYEDEEANSWKFDMIHIRKNSRYDGVVEKVTDAIIRKLTPEIREAILRIKYDMHEDEIIPGIEVYKAVFTGKVRSYQEFMQWHKKNPLTNSLEWMP; this comes from the coding sequence ATGGATGTACTTGAAATTTCCCAACGCAACCAACAAATAGCCTGGAATATCCTTGAAAAATCGCAAATGATCCGGCTATGGGAAAGTATTGGCGGCAAGGTAAATATCGTTGGCTCTTTAAAAACAGGCTTGTTGATACATAGAGACATTGATTTACATATCTATACAGAAAATCTATCCATCACAGATAGCTTTTTAGTGGTGGGAAAACTGGCCGAACAACTGGCTCTAAAAGATATTCAATATAAAAATCTCATCGATACGGAAGAAGAATGTATCGAATGGCATGCCATATACGAAGATGAAGAAGCCAATTCCTGGAAATTTGATATGATCCACATCCGTAAAAATTCCAGATATGACGGCGTCGTCGAAAAAGTAACCGATGCTATCATCCGTAAATTAACACCTGAAATACGTGAGGCTATTCTCCGCATAAAGTACGATATGCATGAAGATGAGATCATCCCGGGCATAGAAGTATATAAGGCTGTCTTTACAGGAAAAGTCCGAAGCTATCAGGAGTTCATGCAATGGCATAAAAAAAATCCATTGACAAACAGTCTGGAATGGATGCCTTAA